A genomic window from Helicobacter suis HS1 includes:
- a CDS encoding NCS2 family permease produces the protein MVAFLARFFRFKERRTSLGIETLAGLTTFVTMAYIAIVNPAILQKAGMDFDGVFMATLLATIVGTLIMGLVANYPIAIAPGVGMHAYFAFVVVLGMGIPWQSALGSVFIASVIFLCLSLTGFREALIKAIPTSLKAGIAAGIGLFIAFIGMQNAHLVESSPATIITLGNFSQPIAYMSLIGLFITIVLLVNRVRAAIFLGILITAFLALLLGHLKLPEHLFELPKNIDSTFLKLDILHAFKPDLGAVIFTFFLVMLFDTTATMIGVAKQANLLEGDYFLNARSALSADAIASAIGALAGTSPTSTYIESGAGVSMGGRTGFTCVVVAFLFALLFFLAPLAKALASVPAITSPALIIVGFMMMSHLSQIDWQDLEEALPAFFVLFWIPISYSITNGVGIGLILYPLIKISRGKFKEVHPLLYLFGVLFVIQFVLDAKV, from the coding sequence ATGGTAGCATTTTTAGCCCGTTTCTTCCGTTTTAAAGAGCGCCGTACTTCGCTTGGTATTGAAACTTTAGCCGGTCTTACCACTTTTGTAACTATGGCTTATATCGCCATTGTCAACCCAGCCATTTTACAAAAAGCAGGCATGGATTTTGATGGCGTGTTTATGGCCACTTTGTTAGCCACTATTGTAGGTACTTTAATCATGGGGCTTGTGGCTAATTATCCGATTGCTATTGCCCCCGGGGTGGGCATGCACGCCTACTTTGCCTTTGTGGTGGTACTTGGCATGGGCATTCCTTGGCAAAGCGCTTTAGGGAGTGTTTTTATTGCCTCTGTGATTTTTTTATGCCTCTCACTGACTGGTTTTAGAGAGGCACTCATTAAAGCCATTCCCACCTCTTTAAAAGCAGGTATTGCAGCCGGGATCGGGCTTTTTATTGCCTTTATTGGCATGCAAAATGCCCATTTAGTTGAATCCTCTCCAGCTACTATCATCACCTTAGGCAATTTTTCCCAGCCCATTGCCTATATGTCCTTAATTGGATTATTTATCACCATTGTTTTACTCGTCAATCGTGTACGCGCGGCTATTTTTTTAGGCATTCTCATCACCGCTTTTTTAGCACTCCTTTTAGGACATCTTAAACTCCCTGAACATCTCTTTGAACTCCCTAAAAATATAGATAGCACTTTTTTAAAGCTTGATATTTTGCATGCCTTTAAACCAGATTTAGGCGCTGTGATCTTTACCTTCTTTTTAGTCATGCTCTTTGATACCACAGCTACCATGATTGGAGTAGCCAAGCAAGCTAATCTTTTAGAGGGCGATTATTTTTTAAACGCTAGAAGCGCTTTATCAGCAGATGCCATTGCTAGCGCTATAGGGGCTCTTGCAGGCACTTCGCCCACTTCTACCTACATTGAATCGGGCGCGGGAGTGAGTATGGGAGGCCGTACGGGTTTTACTTGCGTTGTGGTGGCTTTTCTCTTTGCTTTGCTCTTTTTTTTAGCACCTTTGGCTAAAGCTTTAGCTAGCGTGCCAGCCATCACCTCTCCCGCACTCATTATTGTAGGCTTTATGATGATGAGTCATTTAAGCCAAATTGATTGGCAAGACTTAGAAGAGGCTTTGCCTGCCTTTTTTGTACTCTTTTGGATTCCAATTTCTTATAGTATTACAAATGGCGTGGGTATAGGTCTTATTCTTTACCCTTTAATTAAAATTTCTCGGGGCAAGTTTAAAGAGGTACACCCCCTACTCTATCTTTTTGGGGTCTTGTTTGTGATTCAATTTGTATTAGACGCTAAAGTCTAA
- a CDS encoding chaperone NapD yields MNISSVIVKVNVETFEASLEAIQAISHVEVPTFDRDKGILIALIEADNVQEELEANKAIEQAVGVLSAHMHYSYAEDDQQALGLQEIIQKIQDSDTKSVRYSGDVRHWMR; encoded by the coding sequence GTGAATATTTCAAGTGTGATTGTCAAGGTTAATGTAGAAACTTTTGAGGCTTCTTTAGAAGCTATTCAAGCCATTTCTCATGTAGAAGTACCCACCTTTGATCGGGATAAGGGTATTTTAATTGCCTTGATTGAAGCGGATAATGTCCAAGAAGAATTGGAGGCTAATAAAGCCATTGAACAAGCTGTAGGGGTTTTAAGTGCGCATATGCATTATAGCTATGCCGAAGATGACCAACAAGCTTTAGGCTTACAAGAAATCATTCAGAAAATCCAAGATTCAGACACTAAAAGCGTGCGTTATAGCGGAGATGTACGCCACTGGATGCGTTAG
- the tnpA gene encoding IS200/IS605 family transposase, whose protein sequence is MKENHYKLKGYLSTNRSKHNLKAHLILVCKYRKKLLVGDVAIFIKSVLEEIEESSDFIIIAMETDKDHLHLMIQYIPRVSISSIILRIKQMTTYRVWREPRFIPFLRKHFWKEQKFWTDGFFACSIGEANPETIKRYIENQG, encoded by the coding sequence ATGAAAGAAAACCATTACAAACTCAAAGGCTATTTGTCCACAAACAGGAGCAAACATAATCTAAAAGCCCATTTGATTTTAGTGTGTAAATACAGAAAAAAGTTGCTCGTAGGAGATGTGGCTATTTTTATAAAGTCTGTGCTTGAAGAGATAGAGGAAAGTTCAGATTTTATCATCATAGCAATGGAGACAGATAAAGATCATCTACACCTGATGATTCAGTATATCCCTAGGGTGTCTATCAGTTCCATTATCTTGCGGATCAAGCAGATGACTACTTATAGAGTTTGGAGAGAACCAAGATTTATCCCGTTCTTACGCAAGCATTTTTGGAAAGAACAAAAATTTTGGACAGATGGATTTTTTGCCTGTTCCATAGGAGAAGCTAACCCAGAAACCATCAAAAGATACATAGAAAATCAAGGGTAG
- a CDS encoding TrbC/VirB2 family protein, with amino-acid sequence MKKLRHFRKLIAFLGFSPPLLQADMTTFFNSIEQQLTSPTAKGILMVIFLGLAIFIWKNLDRWKEILMTVLAIAIGAAIFFKAPALANWFMSIF; translated from the coding sequence ATGAAAAAATTAAGGCATTTTAGAAAGCTTATCGCCTTTTTAGGTTTTTCACCACCTTTATTACAAGCGGATATGACTACCTTTTTTAATAGCATTGAACAACAACTCACTAGCCCCACCGCTAAGGGTATTTTGATGGTCATTTTTTTAGGGCTTGCTATTTTCATATGGAAAAATTTAGACAGATGGAAAGAAATCTTAATGACAGTCCTTGCTATTGCCATAGGCGCTGCAATCTTTTTTAAAGCCCCAGCCTTAGCTAATTGGTTTATGAGTATTTTTTAA
- the tilS gene encoding tRNA lysidine(34) synthetase TilS: protein MILNTGDSVALFFLLKKEGVNFDIAILDHGLRAQSQEEIAYAKHLAEKYSKRVHIGQVHLSGSNLEARYRKERYSFFERIIQEFNYTHLILAHHLNDKLEWFFMQLAKGSSLQTLLGFSALEKRVGYDLIRPLIYTQKRTLREYLHTNKYRYFEDETNFSPRFKRNIFRQCVSNPFLEGVFPGFNVARGLVRSFKALEKEKQELYPAINPVKVCGVWVFATHLQNLYYITSLLKNLGYVLSAKQRLELEKNRFNGVFVTAKQTYFVGLGGGLVYVGMAIKNDSRVLPKPYKQACRLLKIPPHLRPLFLNPHWEQNFKILKTLVCAQSN, encoded by the coding sequence TTGATTTTAAATACGGGTGATTCAGTGGCGTTATTTTTTTTGCTTAAAAAAGAGGGTGTAAACTTTGACATCGCCATTTTAGATCATGGATTGCGCGCACAGAGTCAAGAAGAGATCGCCTATGCTAAGCATTTAGCAGAAAAATATAGCAAGCGTGTACACATAGGACAAGTGCATTTAAGCGGGAGTAATTTAGAAGCGCGTTATAGAAAAGAGCGCTATAGTTTTTTTGAGCGGATTATTCAAGAGTTTAACTACACCCATTTAATCCTAGCCCACCATCTTAATGATAAATTGGAGTGGTTTTTCATGCAACTAGCTAAAGGAAGCAGTTTACAAACTTTATTAGGCTTTAGCGCTTTAGAAAAACGCGTAGGCTATGATTTGATCCGCCCGCTTATTTACACACAAAAGCGCACATTAAGAGAATATTTACACACAAATAAATACCGCTATTTTGAGGACGAGACAAACTTTAGCCCGCGTTTTAAGCGCAATATTTTTAGGCAATGCGTAAGCAATCCATTTTTAGAAGGGGTTTTTCCGGGATTTAATGTGGCAAGGGGTTTAGTGCGCAGTTTCAAGGCCTTAGAAAAAGAAAAGCAAGAACTCTACCCGGCTATCAATCCTGTTAAAGTGTGTGGGGTATGGGTATTTGCTACGCATTTACAAAACCTTTACTACATCACTTCTTTATTAAAAAATCTAGGCTATGTACTTAGCGCTAAACAACGCCTAGAGTTAGAAAAAAATCGTTTCAATGGAGTTTTTGTAACCGCAAAACAAACCTATTTTGTGGGCTTAGGTGGGGGGCTTGTTTATGTGGGTATGGCTATTAAAAATGATTCTAGAGTTCTTCCAAAACCTTATAAGCAGGCTTGCCGCCTTTTAAAAATACCGCCCCATTTGCGCCCTCTTTTTTTAAACCCTCATTGGGAGCAAAATTTTAAAATCCTTAAAACTCTTGTGTGCGCACAATCAAACTAG
- a CDS encoding outer membrane protein encodes MKAWGVLLCKCWILLALFSICWAKNLSYMSSAYQVGMVYLKPLNANKPLQGASITWGYEYNPKHDWSYGRYYAFLDYGNVLLDPGTSKQANLFTYGVGADLMVAYNKNPINCWAFFFGLQLAANTWVINRRSKDLILNTWRSFGDFTFKPAYFRAIGTFGVQFRTIVTWHIVDVEVGMKIFLNPEKQSPFERNLLFFISHAWHF; translated from the coding sequence ATGAAAGCATGGGGGGTTTTACTCTGTAAGTGTTGGATTTTACTGGCTCTATTCTCTATTTGTTGGGCTAAGAATTTAAGCTATATGTCTTCGGCTTATCAAGTGGGTATGGTCTATTTAAAACCCTTAAATGCTAACAAACCTCTTCAAGGAGCATCTATTACTTGGGGATATGAATACAACCCTAAGCATGATTGGTCTTATGGCCGTTATTATGCTTTTTTAGATTATGGAAATGTACTGTTGGACCCCGGAACTTCTAAGCAGGCTAATTTATTCACTTATGGGGTGGGGGCGGATTTAATGGTGGCCTACAATAAAAACCCTATTAATTGCTGGGCCTTTTTCTTTGGACTACAGCTAGCGGCTAATACTTGGGTGATTAATAGGCGATCGAAGGATTTGATTTTAAATACATGGAGGTCTTTTGGAGATTTTACTTTCAAACCCGCTTACTTTAGGGCTATTGGGACATTTGGGGTACAATTCCGCACGATTGTAACATGGCATATTGTAGATGTAGAGGTTGGCATGAAGATTTTTCTAAACCCAGAAAAACAAAGCCCCTTTGAGCGCAATCTCTTATTTTTTATCTCACACGCATGGCATTTTTAA
- a CDS encoding NAD+ synthase: MQLHLSIIQTLVAFLQTESSQRGFVRVVYGLSGGVDSAVVGVLCQKAFENNTHALLMPALNTPKSAMQDALLLCERFNIAYTQCPITPYHSAFKQAYKEASPIRQGNFCARMRMAMLYDYALANNALVVGTSNKSEILLGYGTIFGDLAYAINPIGNLFKTQVYELARMLEIPSSILNKPPSADFYHNQSDQDELGYSYTQIDPLLLHMEQNPHLNTQDLINLGFVPDLVHTIKERVAKNAFKRVMPTLCPL, translated from the coding sequence ATGCAATTACACCTTTCTATTATTCAAACACTAGTAGCATTTTTACAAACAGAGAGTTCTCAACGCGGTTTTGTACGCGTGGTTTATGGTTTAAGTGGGGGGGTAGATAGCGCGGTTGTGGGGGTGTTATGCCAAAAAGCCTTTGAAAATAACACCCATGCCTTACTCATGCCCGCTTTAAACACACCAAAAAGCGCTATGCAAGATGCGTTATTACTCTGTGAGCGTTTTAATATTGCTTATACTCAATGCCCTATTACCCCCTACCATAGCGCCTTTAAACAAGCATACAAAGAGGCTAGCCCAATTAGGCAGGGTAATTTTTGCGCGCGGATGCGCATGGCTATGCTTTATGATTATGCCTTAGCTAACAACGCTTTAGTGGTGGGCACGAGTAATAAAAGCGAAATACTATTAGGATATGGCACGATTTTTGGGGATTTAGCCTACGCCATTAATCCTATTGGCAATTTATTTAAAACCCAAGTTTATGAGCTTGCGCGCATGTTAGAAATCCCTAGCAGTATTTTAAATAAACCACCCAGTGCAGATTTTTATCATAACCAAAGCGATCAAGACGAACTAGGCTATAGCTATACACAAATTGATCCATTGCTTTTACACATGGAGCAAAACCCGCATTTAAATACTCAAGATTTAATCAATCTAGGTTTTGTGCCTGATTTAGTGCACACGATAAAAGAAAGAGTGGCTAAAAACGCCTTTAAACGCGTGATGCCAACTTTATGCCCCCTATGA
- a CDS encoding HpaA family protein: MQKITKGILITLAISLVLSGCAINTGTKPTNKQAKKLRPKKNATSLDFNYPIDIRQEDLNNHTIAILDPHIQADENVEPYIKQFQSALVKQVQEVLEKKGYNIIHLTSVQNLTPEQKIKIYSVLKIKGWVGILEDADINIDNPEDTNMKTTVDQSAGAVLFQFFEPKTGRTTHNFAINVGAEHAITYSYLQQITSSDSFAGANSISLGAVSLVDRNQMDKNRDDAIHTILNKVYGVVIKKLISWVINTNLKQYRKVIDQIRK; this comes from the coding sequence ATGCAAAAAATAACAAAGGGAATTTTAATAACATTGGCAATATCTCTTGTACTCTCAGGCTGTGCTATCAATACTGGAACAAAACCTACAAACAAGCAAGCTAAAAAGCTAAGGCCTAAGAAAAATGCCACCTCTTTAGATTTTAACTACCCCATTGATATTAGACAAGAAGATCTAAATAACCACACCATTGCTATTTTAGATCCACATATCCAAGCAGATGAAAATGTTGAACCCTATATTAAGCAATTCCAAAGCGCCCTAGTCAAGCAAGTTCAAGAGGTACTTGAAAAAAAGGGTTATAACATCATACACCTCACATCTGTACAAAACTTAACACCCGAGCAAAAAATTAAAATATATTCTGTTTTGAAAATCAAAGGATGGGTGGGTATACTTGAAGATGCAGATATTAATATAGACAACCCAGAAGATACTAACATGAAAACGACAGTCGATCAAAGTGCTGGGGCTGTTTTGTTTCAATTCTTTGAACCAAAAACAGGGCGCACCACCCATAACTTTGCCATTAATGTAGGTGCAGAGCATGCCATCACTTATTCTTACTTGCAACAAATAACAAGTTCGGATAGTTTTGCTGGTGCAAATTCAATTAGTCTTGGCGCAGTTAGTTTAGTTGATCGCAACCAAATGGATAAAAACCGCGATGATGCGATTCATACAATTCTTAACAAGGTGTATGGAGTTGTGATCAAAAAACTAATCTCTTGGGTAATCAACACCAACTTAAAGCAATATAGAAAAGTCATTGATCAGATTAGAAAATAG
- a CDS encoding exodeoxyribonuclease III, with translation MRLVSWNVNGLRACMQKGFCDFLEQSQADIFCVQETKMQQEQASFCFEGYEVFWNSAQKKGYSGVLTLSKIAPLQVSYGIGIAEHDTEGRVITCEYPNFYLVNVYTPNAQRGLLRLPYRLEWERSFRGFLQNLMQKKAVVVCGDLNVAHNEIDLTNPQSNRYNAGFSDPERDAFRQLLNLGLIDTFRHFYPTKAESYTWWSYINQARAKNIGWRIDYFLTSQTLNSCLQSAYIYNHILGSDHCPVGLDLHETQIL, from the coding sequence ATGCGTTTAGTCTCTTGGAATGTTAATGGCCTGCGCGCCTGTATGCAAAAGGGTTTTTGCGATTTTTTAGAGCAAAGCCAAGCAGATATTTTTTGTGTACAAGAGACTAAAATGCAACAAGAACAGGCGTCTTTTTGTTTTGAGGGGTATGAGGTCTTTTGGAATAGTGCACAGAAAAAAGGCTATAGTGGCGTGCTCACTCTAAGCAAAATTGCGCCTTTGCAAGTTAGCTATGGCATTGGCATAGCAGAACATGACACAGAAGGGCGGGTAATTACCTGTGAATACCCCAATTTTTATTTGGTTAATGTCTATACCCCTAATGCACAAAGAGGTTTATTGCGTTTACCTTACCGTTTAGAATGGGAGCGTTCTTTTAGAGGGTTTTTACAAAATCTTATGCAAAAAAAGGCCGTTGTGGTGTGTGGGGATTTAAATGTAGCGCATAATGAAATTGATCTAACCAATCCACAGAGTAACCGTTATAATGCTGGCTTTAGCGATCCTGAACGCGATGCATTCAGACAATTACTCAATTTAGGCTTAATTGATACTTTCCGCCATTTTTATCCCACTAAAGCAGAAAGTTATACTTGGTGGAGTTATATCAATCAGGCACGGGCTAAAAACATCGGTTGGCGCATTGATTATTTTTTAACTTCTCAAACCCTTAACTCTTGTTTACAAAGCGCTTATATTTACAACCACATTCTAGGTAGCGATCACTGCCCGGTTGGATTGGATTTACATGAGACGCAAATCCTTTAA
- a CDS encoding RNA-guided endonuclease InsQ/TnpB family protein — MLKAIKFRIYPTIEQKTLIHKHFGCARVVYNYFLVYRQKQYAQGIRENYFSMQKALTTLKKQEAYAYLSECNSQSLQMALRQLTTAFDRFFSKLADYPRFKSKKHSKQSFCVPQHLEMDLGNNQVKLPKFKEAIKAKFHRHLPTNSIVKQGFISCVADKYYLSISYEDNEPEPKPTTIRKAVGLDMGLESLVIASNGVFYPYKKFFQNLQTKLTKAQRRLSKKLKGSNNRKKQAKKVAQIHASIRNSREDYLHKISNEITNQYDLIAVETLKVRNLVKNHKLAKSIANASWSRLISLLEYKAGWKGKTLIKIDQYFPSSQICSTCGSNTGKKPLPIRNFIYPCCQTYHHRDLNASINIRNYALGMLDERHAIKVDKTRVGITRSYACGDSANGAVTKYGYILDTASYGSLKQEAHPSLAGG; from the coding sequence TTGCTTAAAGCAATAAAGTTTAGAATTTATCCCACCATAGAGCAAAAAACCTTGATACACAAGCACTTTGGCTGTGCTAGGGTGGTCTATAACTACTTTTTAGTATACCGCCAAAAGCAATACGCACAAGGCATTAGAGAAAATTACTTTAGCATGCAAAAGGCGCTCACTACTCTCAAAAAACAAGAGGCTTACGCTTACCTAAGTGAATGCAACTCTCAAAGCTTGCAAATGGCACTAAGACAGCTGACAACAGCCTTTGATAGGTTTTTCTCTAAGCTGGCAGATTATCCTAGATTCAAATCTAAAAAGCATTCTAAGCAGTCTTTCTGTGTCCCGCAACACTTAGAGATGGATTTAGGCAACAACCAAGTCAAGCTACCCAAATTCAAAGAAGCTATTAAAGCCAAGTTTCATAGGCATTTGCCTACAAACTCTATCGTCAAACAGGGGTTTATCTCTTGTGTAGCAGATAAATACTATCTCTCTATAAGCTATGAGGATAATGAGCCTGAACCTAAACCCACAACTATCAGAAAAGCTGTGGGTTTAGATATGGGTTTAGAGTCTTTAGTCATCGCCAGCAATGGCGTGTTCTACCCATATAAAAAGTTTTTCCAGAATCTACAAACCAAACTCACTAAAGCGCAAAGGAGATTGTCTAAGAAACTAAAAGGTTCTAATAATAGAAAAAAACAAGCTAAGAAAGTGGCACAAATCCACGCTTCTATCAGGAATAGCAGAGAGGACTACCTACATAAAATCAGTAATGAGATAACCAATCAATACGATTTGATAGCAGTAGAAACCTTGAAAGTTAGGAATTTGGTCAAAAACCACAAACTCGCTAAGAGCATTGCCAATGCCAGCTGGTCTAGGCTCATTAGTCTATTAGAATATAAGGCTGGTTGGAAGGGTAAAACCCTTATCAAAATTGACCAATACTTCCCTAGCTCTCAAATCTGCTCGACCTGTGGGAGCAACACAGGTAAAAAGCCACTGCCTATTAGAAATTTTATCTACCCTTGTTGTCAAACATACCACCACAGAGACCTAAACGCTAGCATCAATATCAGAAACTATGCTTTGGGAATGCTAGATGAGCGACACGCTATCAAGGTAGATAAAACTAGGGTAGGGATTACCCGAAGTTACGCTTGTGGAGATTCCGCTAACGGGGCTGTAACCAAGTATGGCTACATACTGGATACTGCTAGTTATGGATCGTTGAAGCAAGAAGCCCACCCGTCTTTAGCGGGTGGGTGA
- a CDS encoding tetraacyldisaccharide 4'-kinase produces the protein MTWLERYFYHPSLFQKALAYGLYPLSFFYEKIATLKRQLASFEDLDIPIVSVGNLVAGGSGKTPFILALAQILAPLYHVGIVSRGYKRASSGLVVVSVYGDILVSEQRAGDEAFLLAKALNKCSVIVSEARKEGILEAKKLGAQVVLLDDGFRFNFKKLNILLKPESTPYFNFCLPSGIYRECPKCYTLADIIAQEGVDYTREVQVLNPTPRMLLVTAIANPSRLDAYLPKVVGKLYFFDHANFSLKRLQQEFVNHKATSLLVTSKDMIKLSHCPLPLSLLDLRLHIQPAIQAKILNYVQI, from the coding sequence ATGACTTGGTTAGAACGCTATTTTTATCACCCCTCTCTTTTTCAAAAAGCTTTAGCTTACGGGCTATATCCGCTCTCTTTTTTTTATGAAAAAATCGCAACCCTTAAACGGCAATTAGCTTCTTTTGAGGATTTAGATATTCCTATTGTAAGTGTAGGTAATTTAGTGGCTGGAGGGAGTGGGAAAACACCCTTTATTTTAGCACTTGCCCAAATCTTAGCCCCACTCTACCATGTAGGCATTGTGAGTCGGGGTTATAAGCGCGCTTCTAGCGGGTTAGTGGTGGTGAGTGTGTATGGGGATATTTTAGTATCTGAACAAAGAGCAGGCGATGAGGCGTTTTTGCTGGCTAAGGCGCTAAATAAATGTAGCGTGATTGTGAGTGAAGCGCGCAAAGAAGGCATATTAGAGGCCAAAAAATTGGGAGCACAGGTGGTGTTATTAGATGATGGGTTTCGTTTTAATTTTAAAAAACTCAATATCTTACTCAAGCCAGAATCCACGCCTTATTTTAATTTTTGTTTGCCTAGTGGGATTTATCGCGAATGCCCTAAGTGTTACACTCTAGCTGATATTATCGCACAGGAGGGAGTGGACTACACAAGAGAAGTACAGGTTTTAAACCCCACTCCTAGAATGCTCTTAGTAACAGCTATTGCTAATCCTAGCCGTTTAGATGCTTATTTGCCTAAAGTGGTGGGCAAACTCTACTTTTTTGATCATGCAAATTTTTCTCTAAAGCGTTTGCAACAAGAATTTGTAAATCATAAAGCCACTTCTTTACTAGTAACCTCTAAAGATATGATAAAACTTAGCCACTGTCCTCTCCCTTTAAGTCTTTTAGATTTGCGCCTACATATCCAGCCAGCTATCCAAGCTAAAATTCTAAACTATGTCCAAATCTAG
- the ybeY gene encoding rRNA maturation RNase YbeY gives MPLEILNHSDLAPDLETDLSYKLIPLMEYLNIQGLVELLLVDVEKMRELNLEFRGLDKSTDVLSFPLEIPGQKLLGSVVINVELATIEAKQRGHSLFAEITLLFVHGCLHLLGFDHEKDRGEQREKEEEVIRVFNLPASLIVRTQEF, from the coding sequence ATGCCCCTAGAAATCCTTAACCACAGCGATTTAGCTCCGGATTTAGAGACAGATTTATCCTACAAACTTATTCCGCTTATGGAGTATTTAAACATACAGGGTCTAGTAGAATTACTGCTTGTAGATGTAGAAAAGATGCGGGAGTTAAATTTAGAGTTTAGAGGACTAGATAAAAGTACCGATGTGCTAAGTTTCCCATTAGAAATACCCGGGCAAAAACTGTTAGGGAGTGTGGTGATTAATGTAGAATTAGCCACAATAGAAGCCAAACAAAGAGGGCATAGTTTGTTTGCAGAAATCACGCTTTTATTTGTACATGGCTGTTTACATCTTTTAGGTTTTGATCACGAAAAAGATAGGGGGGAGCAAAGAGAGAAAGAAGAGGAAGTGATTAGAGTTTTTAATCTACCTGCTAGTTTGATTGTGCGCACACAAGAGTTTTAA
- a CDS encoding 4Fe-4S binding protein, which yields MRRKSFKDLLNPSKSPIPLPYFNPEKADACLECSGECVPSCPEKIIFKAEENKPYLRVEQRGCIFCKKCVLACESTGFKVLEEARGDLIQAIAQIDLSTCLSYQKVICFSCKDICMVDAIHFTGLFYPSIQTSCTGCGMCVGVCPTQAIQLIAQGG from the coding sequence ATGAGACGCAAATCCTTTAAAGATCTTTTAAACCCTTCTAAATCCCCTATTCCTTTGCCCTATTTTAATCCGGAGAAAGCAGATGCTTGCCTAGAGTGTAGCGGGGAGTGCGTGCCTAGTTGTCCAGAGAAAATTATTTTTAAAGCAGAAGAGAATAAACCTTATTTGCGGGTAGAACAAAGGGGTTGTATCTTTTGTAAAAAATGTGTTTTAGCCTGTGAGAGTACGGGGTTTAAAGTGCTAGAAGAGGCGCGGGGTGATTTAATCCAAGCAATTGCCCAGATTGATCTAAGTACATGTCTAAGTTATCAAAAGGTGATCTGTTTTTCTTGTAAAGATATTTGCATGGTAGATGCTATCCACTTTACAGGGCTTTTTTATCCTAGTATCCAAACGTCTTGCACGGGTTGTGGCATGTGTGTGGGGGTGTGCCCTACTCAAGCAATCCAACTTATTGCACAAGGAGGTTAA